One window from the genome of Diorhabda sublineata isolate icDioSubl1.1 chromosome 10, icDioSubl1.1, whole genome shotgun sequence encodes:
- the LOC130449890 gene encoding uncharacterized protein LOC130449890 — MAERWSGQENVKFVNLYREQENLWNLFDSEYKNRDARRTSLQHIAKEMNIPGFTEKDVTKKIKNLSSTYNQELIKIEKSKKSGSGTDDIYKPSIKWFDIMDYIMKVINLKEKETTSNLETHDLTEDSVDMSQTDEDINKDDTIGIARTPTAKKRNLSPKKGIKRNVVPKESTMHAAINELKDLNKSLRLPLEEKENECDIIGKHIAVQLKQLSVPDMLNANAEMQ; from the exons ATGGCGGAACGTTGGAGCGGCCAAGAAAACGTGAAATTCGTTAACCTGTATCGAGAACAAGAAAATTTATGGAATTTGTTCGATTCggaatataaaaatagagaTGCACGGAGAACTTCGTTACAGCATATTGCTAAAGAAATGAATATCCCAGGATTCACTGAGAAAGatgtaactaaaaaaattaaaaatttgagttcAACATATAACCAAGAACtcataaaaattgagaaaagtaAGAAAAGTGGTAGTGGTACAGACGACATTTATAAGCCTTCTATAAAATGGTTCGACATTATGGACTACATTATGAAAGTTATTAATTTAAAGGAGAAAGAAACAACAAGCAATTTG GAAACCCATGATTTAACTGAAGATAGCGTGGATATGTCACAAACTGATGAGGACATAAACAAGGATGATACTATAGGCATTGCCAGAACGCCAACAGCAAAAAAGAGGAACCTATCCCCAAAAAAAGGAATAAAGAGAAATGTAGTTCCAAAAGAAAGTACCATGCATGCAGCAATCAACGAACTGAAAGACTTGAATAAGAGTTTACGATTACCACTTGAAGAAAAGGAAAACGAGTGCGACATAATAGGCAAACACATTGCGGTTCAATTAAAGCAACTATCTGTGCCGGATATGCTAAACGCGAATGCTGAAATGCAGTAA
- the LOC130449647 gene encoding uncharacterized protein LOC130449647, whose protein sequence is MTHVKPCRSVLFITLHALGFYLWVCVVSIIIIHRKMRFCIVCGNSEDDVKHLFCFPRSADRSQIWQEAMGMKYRPLCGHVRICNEHFTKDRFVPCTSVLRLKADAVPTILEVQKDHVMKGLDQIANKKVNIISQYIIKPEPQTLLDTKSLSNANSEVTEHEKTNSSQSPSQRSCHTNFKYS, encoded by the exons ATGACACATGTAAAACCCTGCCGTTCTGTTTTGTTCATCACGCTACATGCACTTGGATTCTATTTGTGGGTTTGTGTGGTTTCAATAATCATCATTCACCGGAAAATGAGATTTTGTATTGTGTGCGGTAATTCTGAAGACGACGTAAAGCATTTATTTTGCTTTCCCCGTAGCGCAGACAg GTCGCAAATATGGCAGGAAGCTATGGGAATGAAATATAGACCACTATGTGGCCATGTTAGAATCTGCAATGAGCATTTCACAAAAGATAGATTTGTGCCGTGTACCTCAGTTTTACGTTTGAAAGCTGATGCAGTGCCCACAATTCTGGAAGTCCAGAAGGACCATGTTATGAAG ggACTGGACCAGATagcaaataaaaaagtaaacatTATATCCCAATATATAATAAAGCCAGAACCACAG acTCTTTTGGATACCAAATCATTAAGTAATGCAAACAGTGAAGTTACTGAACATGAGAAAACAAATTCCTCGCAGTCACCATCCCAACGGAGCTGTCACACCAATTTCAAGTACAGTTAG
- the LOC130449728 gene encoding uncharacterized protein LOC130449728, with translation MKKEADEGVTIPLKNYRERVLAATGVSRSTFQEISKEAQKVEWRGPSTSFQSPKKIRNTKKRKLDRISPDQTKSKRAMLNYDEITGVLQKINDRQILTEAINVSSLNRLLKKIGFR, from the exons atgaaaaaagagGCAGATGAAGGAGTTACTAttcctttgaaaaattacag ggAAAGAGTACTAGCTGCTACTGGGGTGTCAAGGTCTACTTTTCAGGAGATATCAAAAGAAGCTCAAAAAGTTGAGTGGAGAGGGCCAAGCACATCTTTTCAATCGCCGAAAAAAATACGTAACACTAAAAAAAGAAAGCTGGATCGTATCTCGCCAGATCAGACAAAGAGCAAACGTGCAATGctaaattatgatgaaattacAGGTGTTTTGCAGAAAATTAATGACCGGCAAATCTTGACAGAAGCAATAAATGTAAGCAGCTTGAATCGGCtccttaaaaaaattggtttcaggtaa